The following is a genomic window from Simkaniaceae bacterium.
ATTGCGGGAATTTTAGCCGAACCGATTCAAGATCATCATGTGATGTTGATTGGTATTGGGCTCAATGTCAATATGCAAGACACCTCAATGATCGACCAACCTGCGACATCGATCTTTTTAGAAAATCATCGCGAATACGATATAGCGCACGTCGTTGAAATGCTCGCCCAATCCTTTGCAGAAAAAATCAATCAATTCCACCAAGAGGGCTTTAGCCCTATTTTAAAGATTTATGACCGGCATCTCGCGTTTGTCAATCAGCTTGTCCGCGTTGATGGAATCGAAGGTTATGTCCGCAGTATTTCCAAAGAGGGCTTTCTCCTCCTCGAAGATCTTCACTATAAAGTGCACTGCATCCAATCGGGCAGCTTGAGACATCTGACCTGAGTTTTAAGGAACAAATGTGAGGGTTGACGTATCGGGGATGACAGCGATATTTTCATTTACTTTTGTTTGTAAGTGAGATTGAATCGCAGAGAGCGTGGCTCCCGTTGCCGAATAGCATGATGTGCAATTCCCCTGATAAGTAATCGTAATTTGATACCCATCAATCTTCGTAATCTCAACCCCCCCCGCATCGAGTTCAATATAGGGACGAATATCCTTTTCAATGACTTCTTCAATAATGGCTTTTTTCTGCGCATCATTGAGATCATTAAAATGAGGAAAGGCGGGCGCCTCATTGCCTTTTTCTCGATCGAAAGGAACAGGTGGAACATAATTGATGGCAAAAGGAATATCCTGACATCCCTCTAACGCCTCCATTAAGGCTGAAAGGGCCAAATTGAGATGGGGATAGGTTTCAGGAGGAAAGGCATTTTGATCTTCGCGCTCGCGCACCTGTTTATCAATAAGATCTGCCGTCATGCGAGAGGCTTGATCATAGTTCTTTCTCAACACAAAATTGCACAGAATTTGTAGAGATCCGATCAGAGCGCTATCACCAAAAGCTTGAAATTTTGCATCGGCAATGAGCCCATCCTCTTCATCAATAAGCAGATAGATTTTAGCAAAGTTACCGTCCTTCAAACGCCCCGCAGAACCTGAAAGAAGCCGCATTTCACTCATTTGAGCATCTTCAGGCGTAATGGTTCCGGCATTATGGGGATATAAAATTGAAGCTTTCAGCGCTTTGCTATAACGAGACCAAGTAAAGGGGGTAAAAAATTGCATCAGTCTTCCTCCTCAAATGAGAGGCCGCATGAGATTTTTCTCAATTTGTAATAGGTGTCAACAATGATCTCTACCATATAATCAAGTCTCTCTTCATCTCTATCTTGAAACATATTAAAACTTAAAGAAGAGCGGGCT
Proteins encoded in this region:
- a CDS encoding biotin--[acetyl-CoA-carboxylase] ligase, which codes for MIEKITPIFLERIDSTTRYAKEHYAQFDAGELGVIYTSHQTHGLGTHNRAWISLPHQNLLTTFCFDYQEERYPHQYTQILSICVIELLATFGIRGQIKWPNDLIVNGKKIAGILAEPIQDHHVMLIGIGLNVNMQDTSMIDQPATSIFLENHREYDIAHVVEMLAQSFAEKINQFHQEGFSPILKIYDRHLAFVNQLVRVDGIEGYVRSISKEGFLLLEDLHYKVHCIQSGSLRHLT
- a CDS encoding NifU family protein encodes the protein MQFFTPFTWSRYSKALKASILYPHNAGTITPEDAQMSEMRLLSGSAGRLKDGNFAKIYLLIDEEDGLIADAKFQAFGDSALIGSLQILCNFVLRKNYDQASRMTADLIDKQVREREDQNAFPPETYPHLNLALSALMEALEGCQDIPFAINYVPPVPFDREKGNEAPAFPHFNDLNDAQKKAIIEEVIEKDIRPYIELDAGGVEITKIDGYQITITYQGNCTSCYSATGATLSAIQSHLQTKVNENIAVIPDTSTLTFVP